The Bos indicus x Bos taurus breed Angus x Brahman F1 hybrid chromosome 11, Bos_hybrid_MaternalHap_v2.0, whole genome shotgun sequence genome includes a region encoding these proteins:
- the TGFBRAP1 gene encoding transforming growth factor-beta receptor-associated protein 1, which translates to MMSTKAFTLVPAIEREQLLSDRDRGLLECVECCGRNLYVGTSDCFVYHFLLEEKTLPGGSATFTATRQLHRHLGFKKAVSELRAASALSRLLVLCDGCISLVHMLSLEPVPSGARIKGATAFALNENPVSGDPFCVEVCIISVKRRTIQVFLVYEDRVQIVREVSTPEQPLAVAVDGHFLCLALTTQYIILNYSTGAAQDLFPFCSEERRPIVKRIGRQEFLLAGPGGLGMFATVAGISQRAPVRWSENVIGAAVCFPYVVALDDEFITVHSMLDQQQKQTLPFKEGHILQDFEGRVIVATSKGVYILVPLPLEKQIQDLLASHRVEEALVLAKGARRNIPKEKFQVMYRRILLQAGFIQFAQLQFLEAKELFRSGQLDVRELISLYPLLLPTSSSFTRSHPPLHEFADLNQLTQGDQDKVAKCKRFLMSYLNEVRSTEVANGYKEDIDTALLKLYAEADHDSLLDLLVTENFCLLPDSAAWLEKHKKYFALGLLYHYNHQDAAAVQLWVSIVNGDIQDSTRSDLYEYIVDFLTYSTDPDLVWRHADWVLQRSQEVGVQVFTKRPLDEQQSGFNPDDIISCLKKYPQALVKYLEHLVTERRLQKEEYHTHLAVLYLDEVLQQRPCTPDKDAEVTETQAKLRRLLQESDLYRVHFLMDRTRGAGLPLESAILHGKLEQHEEALHILVHELADFPAAEDYCLWRSEGRDPPYRQRLFHLLLAVYLGPGPAAPARTVAAVDLLNRHAVEFDAAQVLQLLPGTWSVQLLRPFLMGAMRDSIHARRTTQVAVGLARSENLIYKYDKMKLKGSSVRLSDKKLCQMCQNPFLEPVFVRYPNGGLVHTHCAASRHTEPSSPSAGART; encoded by the exons ATGATGAGCACCAAGGCCTTCACCCTGGTCCCCGCCATTGAGCGGGAGCAGCTGCTGAGTGACCGGGACCGGGGGTTGCTGGAGTGTGTGGAGTGCTGCGGCCGGAACCTCTACGTGGGCACCAGTGACTGCTTCGTGTACCACTTCCTGCTGGAGGAGAAGACCTTGCCCGGCGGGTCAGCCACGTTCACGGCCACCAGGCAGCTGCACAGACACCTGGGTTTCAAGAAGGCAGTGAGCGAGCTGCGGGCCGCGTCGGCCCTCAGCCGGCTGCTGGTGCTGTGCGACGGCTGCATCAGCCTGGTCCACATGCTAAGCCTGGAGCCCGTGCCCTCAGGCGCCCGCATCAAGGGGGCTACTGCCTTCGCCTTGAATGAGAACCCGGTGAGCGGGGACCCCTTCTGCGTGGAGGTGTGCATCATCTCAGTCAAGCGCAGGACCATCCAGGTCTTCCTGGTGTACGAGGACCGCGTGCAGATTGTCAGGGAGGTGTCCACACCGGAGCAGCCGCTGGCCGTGGCCGTGGACGGCCACTTCCTGTGCCTGGCCCTCACCACCCAGTACATCATCCTCAACTACAGCACAGGCGCCGCCCAGGACCTGTTCCCGTTCTGCAGCGAAGAGAGGCGGCCCATCGTCAAGAGGATCGGGAGACAGGAGTTCCTTCTGGCGGGCCCTGGGGGACTGG GTATGTTCGCCACGGTGGCTGGGATCTCTCAGCGTGCACCTGTTCGCTGGTCAGAGAATGTGATCGGAGCGGCCGTCTGCTTCCCGTATGTCGTTGCCCTGGACGACGAGTTCATCACCGTGCACAGCATGCTGGATCAGCAGCAAAAGCAGACCCTGCCCTTCAAGGAAGGCCACATCCTCCAGGATTTTGAAG GAAGAGTGATCGTTGCCACGAGTAAAGGTGTTTACATCTTGGTTCCGCTACCTCTGGAAAAACAAATACAGGACCTGTTAGCCAGCCACCGAGTGGAGGAGGCTCTAGTTCTAGCGAAAGGCGCTCGGAGGAACATCCCAAAGGAAAAATTTCAG gtcATGTACCGGCGGATCCTGCTGCAGGCGGGCTTCATACAGTTTGCACAGCTCCAGTTCCTGGAGGCTAAAGAACTCTTCAG GAGCGGCCAACTCGACGTGCGGGAGCTCATCTCCCTGTACCCGCTCCTGCTGCCCACGTCCTCCTCGTTCACCCGCTCCCACCCGCCCCTGCACGAGTTTGCAGACCTCAACCAGCTGACACAGGGTGACCAGGACAAGGTGGCCAAATGCAAGCGCTTCCTCATGAGTTACCTGAACGAGGTCCGCAGCACAGAGGTGGCCAACGGCTACAAGGAGGACATCGACACAGCCCTGCTCAAGCTGTATGCCGAGGCCGACCACGACAGCCTGCTGGACCTGCTGGTCACTGAGAACTTTTGTCTGCTGCCTGACAGCGCTGCCTGGCTGGAGAAGCACAAAAA GTACTTTGCTCTGGGCCTGCTCTACCATTACAACCACCAAGATGCCGCTGCGGTTCAG CTCTGGGTGAGCATCGTGAACGGGGACATTCAGGACTCCACGCGCTCAGACCTGTACGAGTACATCGTGGACTTCCTCACCTACAGCACTGACCCCGACCTCGTGTGGCGGCATGCCGACTGGGTCCTGCAGAGAAGTCAGGAG GTCGGAGTTCAGGTTTTCACCAAGAGACCACTAGATGAACAGCAGAGTGGTTTTAACCCAGATGATATCATCAGTTGCCTTAAGAAATACCCTCAAGCCCTGGTTAAGTACCTGGAGCATCTTGTCACAGAAAGGAGACTGCAG AAGGAGGAGTACCATACGCACCTGGCTGTCCTCTACCTGGACGAGGTGCTGCAGCAGAGGCCCTGCACCCCCGACAAGGATGCAGAAGTGACTGAGACGCAGGCGAAGCTGCGACGCCTGCTCCAGGAATCTGATCTCTACCGAGTCCACTTTCTGATGG ACAGGACCCGAGGCGCCGGGCTGCCCCTGGAGAGCGCCATCCTGCACGGGAAGCTGGAGCAGCACGAGGAGGCATTGCACATCCTGGTCCACGAGCTGGCGGACTTCCCGGCAGCAGAGGACTACTGCCTGTGGCGCTCTGAGGGCCGCGACCCACCCTACCGCCAGCGGCTCTTCCACTTGCTCCTGGCTGTCTACCTGGGCCCTGGCCCTGCCGCGCCCGCGCGGACCGTGGCTGCCGTGGACCTGCTGAACCGCCATGCCGTGGAGTTCGACGCAGCCCAGGTGCTGCAGCTACTGCCGGGCACGTGGTCAGTGCAGCTGCTCCGCCCGTTCCTGATGGGTGCCATGCGGGACAGCATCCATGCCCGGAGGACCACGCAGGTGGCTGTGGGCCTGGCCAGATCTGAAAACCTCATCTACAAATATGACAAG